One window of the Xenopus tropicalis strain Nigerian chromosome 10, UCB_Xtro_10.0, whole genome shotgun sequence genome contains the following:
- the prpsap1 gene encoding phosphoribosyl pyrophosphate synthase-associated protein 1, with protein sequence MNSARCGYRVFSANSSEACMELAKKITERLGAELGKAVVYQESNGETRVEIKESVRGHNIFIIQTIPRDVNTAIMELLIMAYALKTSCANSIIGVIPYFPYSKQSKMRKRGSIVCKLLASMMSDAGLTHIITMDLHQKEIQGFFNFPVDNLRASPFLLQYIQDEIQNYKNAVIVAKSPDAAKRAQSYAERLRLGLAVIHGEPQCAELDMVDGRHSPPTVKNTVHKGLEIPLMMPKEKPPISLVGDVHGKIAIIVDDIIDEVESFVAAADILKERGAFKVYAMATHGILSSDAPRLLELSAIDEVVVTNTIPHELQKQQCSKIRTVDISLILSEAIRRIHNGESMSYLFRNIALDD encoded by the exons ATGAACTCAGCCAGATGTGGATACCGAGTCTTCTCTGCCAACTCCAGCGAGGCCTGCATGGAACTGGCCAAGAAAATCACAGA gCGCTTGGGAGCAGAGTTGGGGAAAGCGGTTGTATACCAGGAAAGTAATGGAG aaacacgAGTAGAGATCAAGGAATCAGTCAGAGGGCACAATATCTTCATTATACAGACAATTCCAAG AGATGTCAACACGGCCATCATGGAGCTGCTGATCATGGCCTACGCCCTGAAGACTTCCTGCGCCAACAGCATCATTGGCGTCATCCCGTATTTCCCGTACAGCAAGCAGAGCAAGATGCGCAAGCGGGGCTCCATTGTGTGCAAGCTGCTGGCTTCCATGATGTCTGACGCAG GGCTCACACATATAATTACTATGGATCTGCACCAGAAGGAGATACAGGGATTCTTTAATTTCCCCGTGGACAACCTGCGAGCCTCCCCGTTCCTGCTGCAGTACATCCAGGACGAG ATCCAAAACTACAAAAATGCCGTCATAGTTGCCAAGTCACCGGATGCAGCCAAAAG GGCACAGTCTTACGCAGAGCGCCTCCGCTTGGGCCTTGCTGTCATACACGGGGAGCCGCAGTGTGCGGAGCTTGATATGGTCGATGGGCGCCACTCTCCCCCCACTGTGAAGAACACGGTGCACAAAGGACTGGAGATCCCCT TGATGATGCCCAAGGAGAAGCCACCCATCAGCTTGGTTGGAGATGTGCACGGAAAGATCGCCATCATTGTG GATGATATTATCGATGAGGTGGAGAGCTTTGTGGCAGCGGCAGATATTCTGAAAGAACGCGGGGCCTTCAAGGTCTATGCCATGGCGACCCACGGGATCCTGTCGTCTGATGCCCCGCGCCTCCTAGAACTTTCCGCTATAGATGAG GTGGTAGTGACCAACACCATCCCACACGAGCTCCAGAAGCAGCAGTGTTCCAAAATCAGAACAGTGGACATAAGCCTGATCCTCTCCGAGGCCATCCGGCGGATCCATAACGGAGAGTCCATGTCCTACCTCTTCCGAAACATTGCACTGGATGACTGA
- the prpsap1 gene encoding phosphoribosyl pyrophosphate synthase-associated protein 1 isoform X3 — MPRRMLMPHKSVFSYSRPPKWLNGGHTMNSARCGYRVFSANSSEACMELAKKITERLGAELGKAVVYQESNGETRVEIKESVRGHNIFIIQTIPRDVNTAIMELLIMAYALKTSCANSIIGVIPYFPYSKQSKMRKRGSIVCKLLASMMSDAGLTHIITMDLHQKEIQGFFNFPVDNLRASPFLLQYIQDEIQNYKNAVIVAKSPDAAKRAQSYAERLRLGLAVIHGEPQCAELDMVDGRHSPPTVKNTVHKGLEIPCKHQSPFPGIELPMMMPKEKPPISLVGDVHGKIAIIVDDIIDEVESFVAAADILKERGAFKVYAMATHGILSSDAPRLLELSAIDEVVVTNTIPHELQKQQCSKIRTVDISLILSEAIRRIHNGESMSYLFRNIALDD, encoded by the exons ATGCCACGACGGATGCTAATGCCTCACAAGTCTGTTTTCTCTTACTCCCGCCCCCCAAAGTGGCTGAATGGTGGTCACACCATGAACTCAGCCAGATGTGGATACCGAGTCTTCTCTGCCAACTCCAGCGAGGCCTGCATGGAACTGGCCAAGAAAATCACAGA gCGCTTGGGAGCAGAGTTGGGGAAAGCGGTTGTATACCAGGAAAGTAATGGAG aaacacgAGTAGAGATCAAGGAATCAGTCAGAGGGCACAATATCTTCATTATACAGACAATTCCAAG AGATGTCAACACGGCCATCATGGAGCTGCTGATCATGGCCTACGCCCTGAAGACTTCCTGCGCCAACAGCATCATTGGCGTCATCCCGTATTTCCCGTACAGCAAGCAGAGCAAGATGCGCAAGCGGGGCTCCATTGTGTGCAAGCTGCTGGCTTCCATGATGTCTGACGCAG GGCTCACACATATAATTACTATGGATCTGCACCAGAAGGAGATACAGGGATTCTTTAATTTCCCCGTGGACAACCTGCGAGCCTCCCCGTTCCTGCTGCAGTACATCCAGGACGAG ATCCAAAACTACAAAAATGCCGTCATAGTTGCCAAGTCACCGGATGCAGCCAAAAG GGCACAGTCTTACGCAGAGCGCCTCCGCTTGGGCCTTGCTGTCATACACGGGGAGCCGCAGTGTGCGGAGCTTGATATGGTCGATGGGCGCCACTCTCCCCCCACTGTGAAGAACACGGTGCACAAAGGACTGGAGATCCCCT GCAAGCACCAGTCTCCGTTTCCAGGCATTGAGCTGCCAA TGATGATGCCCAAGGAGAAGCCACCCATCAGCTTGGTTGGAGATGTGCACGGAAAGATCGCCATCATTGTG GATGATATTATCGATGAGGTGGAGAGCTTTGTGGCAGCGGCAGATATTCTGAAAGAACGCGGGGCCTTCAAGGTCTATGCCATGGCGACCCACGGGATCCTGTCGTCTGATGCCCCGCGCCTCCTAGAACTTTCCGCTATAGATGAG GTGGTAGTGACCAACACCATCCCACACGAGCTCCAGAAGCAGCAGTGTTCCAAAATCAGAACAGTGGACATAAGCCTGATCCTCTCCGAGGCCATCCGGCGGATCCATAACGGAGAGTCCATGTCCTACCTCTTCCGAAACATTGCACTGGATGACTGA
- the prpsap1 gene encoding phosphoribosyl pyrophosphate synthase-associated protein 1 isoform X1: MRAAGLGEVSELRHRDTELLVLSSLSVEAFGISSCLLSGFFIMPRRMLMPHKSVFSYSRPPKWLNGGHTMNSARCGYRVFSANSSEACMELAKKITERLGAELGKAVVYQESNGETRVEIKESVRGHNIFIIQTIPRDVNTAIMELLIMAYALKTSCANSIIGVIPYFPYSKQSKMRKRGSIVCKLLASMMSDAGLTHIITMDLHQKEIQGFFNFPVDNLRASPFLLQYIQDEIQNYKNAVIVAKSPDAAKRAQSYAERLRLGLAVIHGEPQCAELDMVDGRHSPPTVKNTVHKGLEIPCKHQSPFPGIELPMMMPKEKPPISLVGDVHGKIAIIVDDIIDEVESFVAAADILKERGAFKVYAMATHGILSSDAPRLLELSAIDEVVVTNTIPHELQKQQCSKIRTVDISLILSEAIRRIHNGESMSYLFRNIALDD, from the exons GGTTCTCTCTTCCCTCTCTGTTGAAGCCTTTGGGATTTCTTCTTGCTTACTATCAG GCTTCTTCATCATGCCACGACGGATGCTAATGCCTCACAAGTCTGTTTTCTCTTACTCCCGCCCCCCAAAGTGGCTGAATGGTGGTCACACCATGAACTCAGCCAGATGTGGATACCGAGTCTTCTCTGCCAACTCCAGCGAGGCCTGCATGGAACTGGCCAAGAAAATCACAGA gCGCTTGGGAGCAGAGTTGGGGAAAGCGGTTGTATACCAGGAAAGTAATGGAG aaacacgAGTAGAGATCAAGGAATCAGTCAGAGGGCACAATATCTTCATTATACAGACAATTCCAAG AGATGTCAACACGGCCATCATGGAGCTGCTGATCATGGCCTACGCCCTGAAGACTTCCTGCGCCAACAGCATCATTGGCGTCATCCCGTATTTCCCGTACAGCAAGCAGAGCAAGATGCGCAAGCGGGGCTCCATTGTGTGCAAGCTGCTGGCTTCCATGATGTCTGACGCAG GGCTCACACATATAATTACTATGGATCTGCACCAGAAGGAGATACAGGGATTCTTTAATTTCCCCGTGGACAACCTGCGAGCCTCCCCGTTCCTGCTGCAGTACATCCAGGACGAG ATCCAAAACTACAAAAATGCCGTCATAGTTGCCAAGTCACCGGATGCAGCCAAAAG GGCACAGTCTTACGCAGAGCGCCTCCGCTTGGGCCTTGCTGTCATACACGGGGAGCCGCAGTGTGCGGAGCTTGATATGGTCGATGGGCGCCACTCTCCCCCCACTGTGAAGAACACGGTGCACAAAGGACTGGAGATCCCCT GCAAGCACCAGTCTCCGTTTCCAGGCATTGAGCTGCCAA TGATGATGCCCAAGGAGAAGCCACCCATCAGCTTGGTTGGAGATGTGCACGGAAAGATCGCCATCATTGTG GATGATATTATCGATGAGGTGGAGAGCTTTGTGGCAGCGGCAGATATTCTGAAAGAACGCGGGGCCTTCAAGGTCTATGCCATGGCGACCCACGGGATCCTGTCGTCTGATGCCCCGCGCCTCCTAGAACTTTCCGCTATAGATGAG GTGGTAGTGACCAACACCATCCCACACGAGCTCCAGAAGCAGCAGTGTTCCAAAATCAGAACAGTGGACATAAGCCTGATCCTCTCCGAGGCCATCCGGCGGATCCATAACGGAGAGTCCATGTCCTACCTCTTCCGAAACATTGCACTGGATGACTGA
- the prpsap1 gene encoding phosphoribosyl pyrophosphate synthase-associated protein 1 isoform X2: MRAAGLGEVSELRHRDTELLVLSSLSVEAFGISSCLLSGFFIMPRRMLMPHKSVFSYSRPPKWLNGGHTMNSARCGYRVFSANSSEACMELAKKITERLGAELGKAVVYQESNGETRVEIKESVRGHNIFIIQTIPRDVNTAIMELLIMAYALKTSCANSIIGVIPYFPYSKQSKMRKRGSIVCKLLASMMSDAGLTHIITMDLHQKEIQGFFNFPVDNLRASPFLLQYIQDEIQNYKNAVIVAKSPDAAKRAQSYAERLRLGLAVIHGEPQCAELDMVDGRHSPPTVKNTVHKGLEIPLMMPKEKPPISLVGDVHGKIAIIVDDIIDEVESFVAAADILKERGAFKVYAMATHGILSSDAPRLLELSAIDEVVVTNTIPHELQKQQCSKIRTVDISLILSEAIRRIHNGESMSYLFRNIALDD, encoded by the exons GGTTCTCTCTTCCCTCTCTGTTGAAGCCTTTGGGATTTCTTCTTGCTTACTATCAG GCTTCTTCATCATGCCACGACGGATGCTAATGCCTCACAAGTCTGTTTTCTCTTACTCCCGCCCCCCAAAGTGGCTGAATGGTGGTCACACCATGAACTCAGCCAGATGTGGATACCGAGTCTTCTCTGCCAACTCCAGCGAGGCCTGCATGGAACTGGCCAAGAAAATCACAGA gCGCTTGGGAGCAGAGTTGGGGAAAGCGGTTGTATACCAGGAAAGTAATGGAG aaacacgAGTAGAGATCAAGGAATCAGTCAGAGGGCACAATATCTTCATTATACAGACAATTCCAAG AGATGTCAACACGGCCATCATGGAGCTGCTGATCATGGCCTACGCCCTGAAGACTTCCTGCGCCAACAGCATCATTGGCGTCATCCCGTATTTCCCGTACAGCAAGCAGAGCAAGATGCGCAAGCGGGGCTCCATTGTGTGCAAGCTGCTGGCTTCCATGATGTCTGACGCAG GGCTCACACATATAATTACTATGGATCTGCACCAGAAGGAGATACAGGGATTCTTTAATTTCCCCGTGGACAACCTGCGAGCCTCCCCGTTCCTGCTGCAGTACATCCAGGACGAG ATCCAAAACTACAAAAATGCCGTCATAGTTGCCAAGTCACCGGATGCAGCCAAAAG GGCACAGTCTTACGCAGAGCGCCTCCGCTTGGGCCTTGCTGTCATACACGGGGAGCCGCAGTGTGCGGAGCTTGATATGGTCGATGGGCGCCACTCTCCCCCCACTGTGAAGAACACGGTGCACAAAGGACTGGAGATCCCCT TGATGATGCCCAAGGAGAAGCCACCCATCAGCTTGGTTGGAGATGTGCACGGAAAGATCGCCATCATTGTG GATGATATTATCGATGAGGTGGAGAGCTTTGTGGCAGCGGCAGATATTCTGAAAGAACGCGGGGCCTTCAAGGTCTATGCCATGGCGACCCACGGGATCCTGTCGTCTGATGCCCCGCGCCTCCTAGAACTTTCCGCTATAGATGAG GTGGTAGTGACCAACACCATCCCACACGAGCTCCAGAAGCAGCAGTGTTCCAAAATCAGAACAGTGGACATAAGCCTGATCCTCTCCGAGGCCATCCGGCGGATCCATAACGGAGAGTCCATGTCCTACCTCTTCCGAAACATTGCACTGGATGACTGA
- the prpsap1 gene encoding phosphoribosyl pyrophosphate synthase-associated protein 1 isoform X4: MNSARCGYRVFSANSSEACMELAKKITERLGAELGKAVVYQESNGETRVEIKESVRGHNIFIIQTIPRDVNTAIMELLIMAYALKTSCANSIIGVIPYFPYSKQSKMRKRGSIVCKLLASMMSDAGLTHIITMDLHQKEIQGFFNFPVDNLRASPFLLQYIQDEIQNYKNAVIVAKSPDAAKRAQSYAERLRLGLAVIHGEPQCAELDMVDGRHSPPTVKNTVHKGLEIPCKHQSPFPGIELPMMMPKEKPPISLVGDVHGKIAIIVDDIIDEVESFVAAADILKERGAFKVYAMATHGILSSDAPRLLELSAIDEVVVTNTIPHELQKQQCSKIRTVDISLILSEAIRRIHNGESMSYLFRNIALDD, from the exons ATGAACTCAGCCAGATGTGGATACCGAGTCTTCTCTGCCAACTCCAGCGAGGCCTGCATGGAACTGGCCAAGAAAATCACAGA gCGCTTGGGAGCAGAGTTGGGGAAAGCGGTTGTATACCAGGAAAGTAATGGAG aaacacgAGTAGAGATCAAGGAATCAGTCAGAGGGCACAATATCTTCATTATACAGACAATTCCAAG AGATGTCAACACGGCCATCATGGAGCTGCTGATCATGGCCTACGCCCTGAAGACTTCCTGCGCCAACAGCATCATTGGCGTCATCCCGTATTTCCCGTACAGCAAGCAGAGCAAGATGCGCAAGCGGGGCTCCATTGTGTGCAAGCTGCTGGCTTCCATGATGTCTGACGCAG GGCTCACACATATAATTACTATGGATCTGCACCAGAAGGAGATACAGGGATTCTTTAATTTCCCCGTGGACAACCTGCGAGCCTCCCCGTTCCTGCTGCAGTACATCCAGGACGAG ATCCAAAACTACAAAAATGCCGTCATAGTTGCCAAGTCACCGGATGCAGCCAAAAG GGCACAGTCTTACGCAGAGCGCCTCCGCTTGGGCCTTGCTGTCATACACGGGGAGCCGCAGTGTGCGGAGCTTGATATGGTCGATGGGCGCCACTCTCCCCCCACTGTGAAGAACACGGTGCACAAAGGACTGGAGATCCCCT GCAAGCACCAGTCTCCGTTTCCAGGCATTGAGCTGCCAA TGATGATGCCCAAGGAGAAGCCACCCATCAGCTTGGTTGGAGATGTGCACGGAAAGATCGCCATCATTGTG GATGATATTATCGATGAGGTGGAGAGCTTTGTGGCAGCGGCAGATATTCTGAAAGAACGCGGGGCCTTCAAGGTCTATGCCATGGCGACCCACGGGATCCTGTCGTCTGATGCCCCGCGCCTCCTAGAACTTTCCGCTATAGATGAG GTGGTAGTGACCAACACCATCCCACACGAGCTCCAGAAGCAGCAGTGTTCCAAAATCAGAACAGTGGACATAAGCCTGATCCTCTCCGAGGCCATCCGGCGGATCCATAACGGAGAGTCCATGTCCTACCTCTTCCGAAACATTGCACTGGATGACTGA